One window of the Leptospira broomii serovar Hurstbridge str. 5399 genome contains the following:
- a CDS encoding TolC family protein: MNSLVRTLILLGVYLVALSPTKADESVGFPEIWEKVKTNSPSIKAKALELRAAEIAKENSDMHWLPRIYTDLRNYNTNDPGLNFQGKLGQRAARESDFSTLSVRQRPSNYLDSNNLPYQNLNANSLNIAAKDTLNHPGSNTYSRGTLGIDVALYEGGSKSNLSKMKQKIVEGNRYEVSYIRKKEYYEAAVAYQSVRNVLEAKEGIERLIKRIDQFSKFYKIGASGNPTEYSGALAIKSLRLKLEAIRGDYLSRGQAAIEMLKLLSGFLPDKFTPSADNNINFSEKYLPYPKSDSNVNTSLSNAYSSYAESALIGVDTEKARFLPKVGAYAEAYAYDGNRSTATSYNTGIYLQMNLLNPSDIGAVKEARTKSDAARKKADEIRLKEESNFRVLLFQEETLKKNILLALDSLKTQEEQLDLSLRLFRTGTIHSLQLADVFGKTAESLISNVNLNSEYLKIRAELNMYSNLENYNE; the protein is encoded by the coding sequence ATGAACTCCCTCGTTAGAACCCTCATACTCTTGGGGGTATACCTCGTCGCCCTCTCTCCGACAAAGGCCGACGAGAGTGTCGGCTTTCCGGAAATCTGGGAAAAAGTAAAAACGAATTCACCCTCGATAAAAGCAAAAGCGCTTGAGTTGCGAGCTGCGGAAATCGCGAAGGAAAATTCGGATATGCATTGGCTACCCAGAATCTACACTGATTTAAGAAATTATAATACTAACGATCCGGGATTGAATTTCCAAGGCAAACTCGGACAAAGAGCAGCAAGAGAATCCGACTTCTCCACTCTGAGCGTCCGACAAAGACCTTCCAATTATTTGGACTCCAATAATCTTCCCTATCAAAATTTGAATGCAAATTCCTTAAATATCGCCGCCAAGGATACTTTAAATCATCCGGGTAGCAATACTTATTCCCGAGGAACTCTCGGAATCGACGTGGCTCTCTATGAAGGCGGATCAAAGAGCAATCTCTCGAAAATGAAGCAAAAAATCGTAGAAGGGAATAGGTACGAGGTTTCATATATTCGGAAAAAAGAATACTACGAAGCTGCAGTGGCCTACCAGTCGGTCCGAAACGTGCTCGAAGCGAAGGAAGGGATCGAACGTTTAATTAAGAGAATCGATCAATTTTCTAAGTTCTATAAGATCGGAGCTTCTGGAAATCCGACCGAATACTCCGGCGCCTTAGCTATCAAGTCCCTTAGATTGAAATTAGAGGCAATAAGAGGCGACTACCTATCCAGAGGGCAAGCGGCAATAGAGATGTTAAAGTTACTTAGCGGTTTCCTTCCGGATAAATTTACTCCGTCGGCGGATAATAATATAAACTTTTCCGAGAAATATTTGCCCTACCCGAAATCGGATTCCAACGTTAACACTTCTCTCTCAAACGCCTATTCATCGTATGCCGAAAGCGCGCTCATCGGCGTCGATACTGAGAAAGCTAGGTTTTTACCTAAAGTGGGCGCCTATGCGGAAGCCTATGCATACGACGGAAACCGAAGTACCGCGACATCGTACAATACCGGGATTTACTTACAAATGAATCTATTGAATCCTTCCGACATCGGCGCAGTCAAGGAAGCGAGAACGAAGTCTGACGCCGCTCGGAAAAAAGCGGACGAAATTAGACTAAAGGAAGAAAGCAATTTTCGAGTGCTCCTATTTCAAGAAGAAACGCTGAAAAAGAACATTTTACTAGCGTTGGATTCGCTTAAAACGCAGGAGGAACAGCTCGATTTAAGTCTACGTCTATTCCGGACGGGAACAATACATTCTCTGCAATTAGCGGACGTGTTCGGAAAGACAGCGGAGTCCTTAATTTCGAACGTAAATCTCAACTCTGAATATTTAAAGATCAGAGCCGAGTTAAACATGTACAGTAATTTAGAGAATTATAATGAATAA
- a CDS encoding efflux RND transporter permease subunit, producing the protein MNNTRETPLGFAGKIANLFINSRLTPVISIASILLGILAVTLTPKEEEPQISVPMVDIHISSPGFVAKETERKVVEPIERAVWGLEGVEYVYSASADHGAIITVRFKVGEPLEPSLVKIHHSLMEIKSTLPPNVSEPTVRSYTIDDVPFLALTFSSETRDDYSLRSIVAPLARELSSTPDVARMELLGGRKEAVRVIAEPEKMQVYGLSISDIANGIRANQGFMPSGKNWGKDFLYDIEIGTPISNAKQVMLTPLVRRGGNVVRVSDVAEVHDGAEEKVRQSSILDKSLGPDHRNAVTILFSKRKGTDISKLSREILERSEFFTKDLPKDIAMTVLRDYGATAGDKSSELIEHLLIATFSVSVLIAVWMGIRASFVVSISIPVTLSLTLALYYFLGYTLNRVTLFALIFSIGILVDDAIVVVENIERHLKLKPGQGIVKTTLQAVSEVGNPTILATFTVIAAILPMAFVRGLMGPYMKPIPVGASLAMILSLLVAFIVTPWASVRFLKLHSKVEKKSVKDSKLNLLYESFTAWLLYSRKNAILFGLSIIILLLASFSLVALKFVKVKMLPFDDKEEFQVLIDYDPKTPLEKTTKYTRVLANSLIENSNIQKIQIFVGDPAPFSFSGMVKHSFLRNKEWQADLHIVLKNKNERNKKSHDIIESLRPSITDFGKQNNAITKVLEIPPGPPVLATFVAEVYAPTEQEREDVAIEIKKSLSLQQGVVDIDSSLRAQRPSIVFPFDYVSAGNLGVQAVTIAQASNYVFQETSLSTLSETSRPEDIAISLSLKDSIRASKTPFAKLNVTTLESGSIRADQVLDQPTIHENRIRNRKNLRSLEYVTAEFSGAEESPVYGILNLSDKVTHPTFTSEIPSVLNQAVVKWDGEWFITYEVFRDLGISFAIVMLIIYVLVLGWFQDYLVPLIIMAPIPISLIGILPGHWLLGAYFTATSMIGFIAGAGIIVRNSIILVDFINTEISSGAPLRQAVINAGLVRFRPMLLTASAVVVGSSVMLFDPIFQGLAISLIFGEVAATLLSRFAIPAIYYWFLMNRGHISKKN; encoded by the coding sequence ATGAATAATACGAGAGAAACTCCCTTAGGATTTGCAGGAAAAATTGCGAATCTTTTCATCAATTCGCGCCTTACGCCAGTCATTTCAATCGCGAGCATTCTATTAGGCATACTGGCAGTCACGCTAACTCCGAAAGAGGAAGAGCCTCAAATCTCGGTCCCGATGGTGGACATTCATATCTCAAGTCCCGGTTTCGTCGCAAAAGAGACCGAAAGAAAAGTCGTCGAACCGATAGAAAGAGCCGTTTGGGGCTTAGAAGGCGTTGAATACGTCTACTCTGCCAGTGCAGATCACGGCGCAATTATTACCGTTAGATTTAAAGTAGGTGAACCGTTAGAACCCTCGCTCGTCAAAATACATCATAGTTTGATGGAAATTAAATCCACTCTACCTCCGAACGTTTCGGAACCTACCGTTCGCTCTTACACGATAGACGATGTTCCGTTTTTAGCTCTGACCTTTAGTTCGGAAACAAGAGACGATTATTCCTTAAGATCAATAGTGGCTCCTCTTGCTAGAGAGTTATCTAGTACCCCTGACGTCGCTCGAATGGAATTATTAGGCGGTCGAAAAGAAGCAGTCAGAGTCATCGCGGAACCGGAAAAAATGCAGGTTTATGGATTAAGTATTTCTGATATTGCAAACGGAATCCGCGCAAACCAAGGATTCATGCCTTCTGGCAAAAATTGGGGAAAAGATTTCCTTTATGATATTGAAATCGGAACACCGATCTCGAATGCAAAGCAAGTCATGCTAACGCCCTTGGTTCGACGAGGAGGTAATGTTGTTCGCGTTTCGGACGTAGCGGAAGTGCACGACGGAGCGGAAGAAAAAGTAAGACAATCCTCGATTCTCGATAAATCCTTAGGACCTGACCATCGTAATGCTGTGACTATCTTATTTTCAAAACGGAAAGGAACAGATATATCGAAACTTTCCCGAGAAATACTAGAACGTTCCGAATTTTTCACCAAAGATCTTCCTAAGGATATCGCGATGACGGTGTTAAGGGATTACGGGGCTACGGCAGGCGATAAATCAAGCGAATTGATCGAACATTTGTTGATCGCGACGTTTTCGGTTTCCGTACTGATCGCGGTCTGGATGGGGATTCGAGCGTCATTCGTAGTTTCTATTTCCATTCCGGTCACTCTATCCTTAACTCTCGCTCTTTACTACTTTTTAGGATACACGCTTAACAGAGTGACTCTGTTTGCGCTCATCTTCTCCATTGGAATTTTAGTCGATGATGCGATCGTAGTGGTTGAGAATATCGAGCGACATCTAAAGTTAAAGCCGGGACAGGGAATCGTAAAAACGACTCTGCAAGCGGTATCCGAAGTAGGAAATCCCACAATATTGGCGACATTTACGGTGATAGCCGCAATTTTGCCGATGGCATTCGTGAGAGGATTGATGGGTCCTTACATGAAGCCGATTCCGGTCGGTGCGAGTTTAGCGATGATTCTCTCCTTGCTGGTAGCTTTTATCGTAACTCCCTGGGCTTCCGTTCGATTCTTAAAGTTGCATTCAAAGGTCGAAAAGAAATCCGTCAAAGATTCGAAGCTAAATTTATTGTATGAAAGTTTTACTGCCTGGCTGCTCTATTCCAGGAAAAATGCGATCCTTTTCGGACTTTCGATCATTATCCTTTTACTGGCATCCTTTAGCTTGGTTGCTTTAAAATTCGTTAAGGTAAAAATGCTTCCCTTCGACGACAAAGAGGAGTTCCAAGTATTGATCGACTATGATCCGAAAACTCCTCTCGAAAAAACGACCAAATACACTCGAGTCTTGGCGAATTCTCTTATTGAAAATTCGAATATTCAAAAAATTCAAATCTTCGTCGGAGATCCGGCACCTTTTTCGTTTTCAGGTATGGTCAAGCACAGCTTTTTACGAAACAAGGAGTGGCAGGCTGACTTACATATCGTCCTCAAAAACAAGAACGAAAGGAATAAAAAAAGCCACGATATAATCGAATCATTACGACCTAGTATAACGGATTTCGGCAAACAGAACAACGCAATCACTAAAGTCTTAGAGATACCGCCGGGACCTCCGGTGTTGGCCACATTTGTAGCCGAGGTGTATGCACCGACGGAACAGGAGCGGGAAGATGTCGCGATTGAAATTAAAAAATCTCTCTCCTTGCAACAAGGAGTCGTAGACATTGATTCAAGCTTAAGAGCTCAAAGACCCAGCATCGTTTTCCCGTTCGATTATGTTTCTGCCGGAAATTTAGGAGTTCAAGCCGTAACGATCGCGCAGGCCTCAAATTATGTTTTTCAGGAAACTTCCTTGTCCACCTTATCCGAAACAAGCCGTCCGGAAGATATCGCCATCTCGCTTTCCTTAAAGGATTCAATTAGGGCTTCCAAAACTCCATTTGCAAAACTTAATGTTACTACGTTAGAAAGCGGTTCTATTCGAGCGGATCAAGTATTGGATCAACCGACGATACATGAGAACAGGATTAGAAATCGAAAAAACTTGCGCTCTTTAGAATATGTTACTGCGGAATTTTCAGGAGCGGAAGAATCTCCGGTTTACGGAATTTTAAATCTTTCAGATAAAGTTACGCATCCGACTTTTACTTCGGAGATTCCGTCGGTTTTAAACCAGGCCGTCGTGAAATGGGACGGAGAATGGTTTATAACTTACGAAGTGTTTCGAGATCTGGGTATTTCGTTCGCGATAGTCATGCTGATCATTTACGTACTAGTGCTAGGTTGGTTTCAAGATTATCTGGTTCCTTTAATCATAATGGCACCGATACCGATCTCGCTAATCGGAATTCTACCGGGACATTGGCTTCTCGGCGCATACTTCACTGCCACTTCAATGATCGGATTTATCGCTGGAGCGGGAATTATCGTTCGTAACTCGATTATCCTAGTCGATTTTATCAATACCGAGATATCCAGCGGGGCTCCACTCCGACAAGCGGTTATCAACGCAGGATTGGTAAGATTTAGACCGATGCTATTGACCGCATCTGCCGTGGTCGTCGGAAGTTCCGTAATGTTATTCGACCCAATTTTTCAAGGATTAGCAATTTCATTAATCTTCGGCGAAGTTGCCGCAACGTTACTAAGTCGCTTTGCCATTCCCGCAATCTATTATTGGTTCTTAATGAATCGAGGACACATATCAAAGAAGAATTAA